A window of the Agrococcus jejuensis genome harbors these coding sequences:
- the tkt gene encoding transketolase: MEGPALTLEWTETDAKAVDTARILAADSVEKAGHGHPGTAMSLAPAAYLLFQKVMDRDPADHAWLGRDRFILSAGHSSITQYVQLFLAGDGLELADLQALRTWGSKTPGHPEFGHTAGVEITTGPLGQGLASAVGFAYAQRFERALLDPDTADGESPFDHYTYVIAGDGDLQEGVTSEAGSLAGRQELGRLIAIYDSNQISIEDDTDVAFTEDVKARYEAYGWQVLEVDWRSGDPADDADYHEDLPALHAAIEAGKAETTKPTLIVLRTIIGWPAPTKRNTGKIHGSKLGAEELAATKELVGFDPEQHFALPEGVLEHSRGNAAERAKAARAAWQPRFDAWAAANPEGKALLERLESGALPEGVEDALPVFEAGKDLATRAASGKVINALAGVIPELWGGSADLAESNNTTIEGGGSFLPAGSGTKEFPTASFAGRTLHFGIREHAMAAILNGIVLHGPTRPFGGTFLIFSDYQRPALRLAALMGVHPIHVWTHDSIALGEDGPTHQPIEQLATLRAIPGFDVVRPSDANETAWAWKTILERKHKPVGIALTRQPIPTFERGEGAATADTFAAASNVAKGAYTLVDASTETPELILIGTGSEVQIAVAAREVLEAEGIGVRVVAAPSLEWFAEQSAEYRESVLPKAVKARVSVEAGSVLTWAGIVGDAGRSVGIDHFGASADYQTLFREFGLTHEAVVAAARESLAATKEA, translated from the coding sequence ATGGAAGGGCCCGCATTGACGCTCGAATGGACTGAGACCGACGCGAAGGCCGTGGACACGGCCCGCATCCTCGCCGCCGACTCCGTGGAGAAGGCCGGTCACGGCCACCCCGGCACGGCGATGAGCCTCGCACCGGCTGCGTACCTGCTGTTCCAGAAGGTCATGGACCGCGATCCCGCCGACCACGCCTGGCTCGGCCGCGACCGCTTCATCCTCTCGGCCGGCCACTCGTCGATCACGCAGTACGTGCAGCTGTTCCTCGCAGGCGACGGCCTCGAGCTCGCCGACCTGCAGGCGCTGCGCACGTGGGGCTCGAAGACCCCCGGCCACCCCGAGTTCGGCCACACCGCCGGCGTCGAGATCACGACCGGCCCGCTGGGCCAGGGCCTCGCCTCCGCCGTCGGCTTCGCCTACGCGCAGCGCTTCGAGCGCGCGCTGCTCGACCCCGACACGGCCGACGGCGAGAGCCCGTTCGACCACTACACGTACGTGATCGCCGGCGACGGCGACCTGCAGGAGGGCGTCACGAGCGAGGCCGGCTCGCTCGCAGGCCGCCAGGAGCTCGGTCGCCTCATCGCGATCTACGACTCCAACCAGATCTCGATCGAGGACGACACGGACGTCGCGTTCACCGAGGACGTCAAGGCTCGCTACGAGGCCTACGGCTGGCAGGTGCTCGAGGTCGACTGGCGCTCGGGCGACCCGGCCGACGACGCCGACTACCACGAGGACCTCCCGGCCCTCCACGCCGCGATCGAGGCCGGCAAGGCCGAGACCACGAAGCCGACGCTCATCGTGCTGCGCACGATCATCGGCTGGCCGGCCCCCACGAAGCGCAACACGGGCAAGATCCACGGCTCGAAGCTCGGCGCCGAGGAGCTCGCGGCGACGAAGGAGCTCGTGGGCTTCGACCCCGAGCAGCACTTCGCGCTGCCCGAGGGCGTGCTCGAGCACTCGCGCGGCAACGCCGCCGAGCGCGCGAAGGCCGCACGTGCCGCATGGCAGCCGCGCTTCGACGCGTGGGCTGCCGCGAACCCCGAGGGCAAGGCGCTGCTCGAGCGCCTCGAGTCCGGCGCGCTCCCCGAGGGCGTCGAGGATGCGCTGCCCGTGTTCGAGGCCGGCAAGGACCTCGCGACGCGCGCAGCGAGCGGCAAGGTCATCAACGCCCTCGCCGGCGTGATCCCCGAGCTGTGGGGCGGCTCGGCCGACCTCGCCGAGTCGAACAACACGACGATCGAGGGTGGCGGCTCGTTCCTGCCCGCGGGCTCGGGCACCAAGGAGTTCCCGACCGCCTCGTTCGCAGGCCGCACGCTGCACTTCGGCATCCGCGAGCACGCGATGGCGGCGATCCTCAACGGCATCGTGCTGCACGGCCCGACGCGTCCGTTCGGCGGCACCTTCCTGATCTTCAGCGACTACCAGCGCCCCGCGCTGCGCCTCGCGGCCCTCATGGGCGTGCACCCCATCCACGTGTGGACGCACGACTCCATCGCCCTCGGCGAGGACGGCCCGACGCACCAGCCGATCGAGCAGCTCGCGACGCTGCGCGCGATCCCCGGCTTCGACGTCGTGCGCCCGTCGGACGCCAACGAGACCGCGTGGGCGTGGAAGACGATCCTCGAGCGCAAGCACAAGCCCGTCGGCATCGCGCTCACGCGCCAGCCGATCCCCACGTTCGAGCGCGGCGAGGGCGCGGCGACCGCCGACACGTTCGCAGCCGCGTCGAACGTCGCGAAGGGCGCGTACACGCTCGTCGATGCGTCGACCGAGACCCCTGAGCTCATCCTCATCGGCACGGGCTCCGAGGTGCAGATCGCCGTGGCCGCCCGCGAGGTGCTCGAGGCGGAGGGCATCGGCGTGCGCGTCGTCGCCGCTCCGAGCCTCGAGTGGTTCGCCGAGCAGTCGGCCGAGTACCGCGAGTCGGTGCTGCCGAAGGCCGTGAAGGCGCGCGTGTCGGTCGAGGCCGGCTCCGTGCTGACCTGGGCGGGCATCGTCGGCGACGCCGGCCGCTCGGTGGGCATCGACCACTTCGGCGCCAGCGCCGACTACCAGACCCTGTTCCGCGAGTTCGGACTCACGCACGAGGCCGTCGTGGCCGCCGCGCGCGAGTCGCTCGCCGCCACCAAGGAGGCGTGA
- a CDS encoding heme o synthase, which produces MTATAHRSDRARLADRAKAYVALTKPRVIELLLVTALPTMFLAADGIPNPVTLVATLVGGFLSAGAANAFNMIIDRDIDAVMQRTQGRPLVTGALTPRQATVFAWTLTVVSTAVLAVFAHWLAAVLSLAAIGFYVFIYTLLLKRRTEQNIVWGGIAGCFPVLIGWAGVTGTLDWPAWILFTLIFLWTPAHYWPLSMKYRKDYAAADVPMLAVVRGRTTVGIQVVLYAWASLACTLLLIPVAGMGIVYMVVALGAGIWFVAEAHGLHARAVRGAEARAMRVFHASNTYLTLVFIAVAVDTLLPF; this is translated from the coding sequence ATGACCGCCACCGCCCACCGCTCCGATCGAGCGCGTCTCGCCGACCGCGCGAAGGCGTACGTCGCACTGACGAAGCCGCGGGTCATCGAGCTGCTGCTCGTCACGGCGCTGCCGACGATGTTCCTCGCTGCCGACGGCATCCCGAACCCCGTCACGCTGGTCGCGACGCTCGTCGGTGGCTTCCTCTCGGCTGGCGCCGCGAACGCGTTCAACATGATCATCGACCGCGACATCGACGCGGTCATGCAGCGCACGCAGGGGCGTCCGCTCGTCACGGGTGCACTGACGCCGCGGCAGGCGACGGTGTTCGCGTGGACGCTCACCGTCGTCTCGACCGCCGTGCTCGCAGTGTTCGCGCACTGGCTCGCCGCCGTGCTGTCGCTCGCGGCCATCGGCTTCTACGTCTTCATCTACACGCTGCTGCTCAAGCGCCGTACCGAGCAGAACATCGTGTGGGGCGGCATCGCAGGCTGCTTCCCCGTGCTCATCGGCTGGGCCGGCGTCACCGGCACGCTCGACTGGCCCGCGTGGATCCTGTTCACGCTCATCTTCCTGTGGACGCCTGCGCACTACTGGCCGCTGTCGATGAAGTACCGCAAGGACTACGCCGCCGCCGACGTGCCGATGCTCGCCGTCGTGCGCGGCCGCACGACGGTCGGCATCCAGGTCGTGCTCTACGCGTGGGCGTCGCTCGCCTGCACGCTGCTGCTCATCCCCGTCGCCGGCATGGGCATCGTCTACATGGTCGTCGCGCTGGGCGCCGGCATCTGGTTCGTCGCCGAGGCGCACGGCCTGCACGCCCGTGCGGTGCGCGGCGCGGAGGCGCGCGCGATGCGCGTCTTCCACGCGTCGAACACGTACCTGACGCTCGTGTTCATCGCGGTCGCGGTCGACACGCTGCTGCCCTTCTAG
- the tal gene encoding transaldolase — protein sequence MTESTKALSDVGVSIWLDDLSRERIETGNLQELIETRDVVGVTTNPSIFAAALANGERYAARLAELKGEGADVHEVIRALTTEDVAAACDIFQPIYAATSGIDGRVSIEVSPNLAFDTEGTVAEAKELHERVAKENVLIKIPATKQGLEAIAATIGAGISVNVTLIFSLDRYRDVINAYLTGLERAQQAGHDLSTIHSVASFFVSRVDTEIDKRLDAIGTEEATALKSKAGVANARLAYGVWQEAFSSERAQTLLAAGANAQRALWASTGVKDPSLPDTLYVTELAAPETVNTMPEKTLEALADHGVVTGDEITANVESAQGVLDAVEAQGVSYVEVTELLEREGVDKFIASWDELVETVRGQLAQAGGAA from the coding sequence ATGACCGAATCCACGAAGGCACTCAGCGACGTCGGCGTCAGCATCTGGCTCGACGACCTGTCGCGCGAGCGCATCGAGACCGGCAACCTGCAGGAGCTCATCGAGACGCGCGACGTCGTCGGCGTCACGACGAACCCGTCGATCTTCGCCGCAGCGCTCGCGAACGGCGAGCGCTACGCCGCTCGCCTCGCCGAGCTCAAGGGCGAGGGTGCAGACGTCCACGAGGTCATCCGCGCCCTCACGACCGAGGACGTCGCCGCCGCGTGCGACATCTTCCAGCCGATCTACGCCGCGACGAGCGGCATCGACGGCCGCGTGTCGATCGAGGTGTCGCCGAACCTCGCGTTCGACACCGAGGGCACGGTCGCGGAGGCCAAGGAGCTGCACGAGCGCGTCGCCAAGGAGAATGTGCTCATCAAGATCCCCGCGACGAAGCAGGGCCTCGAGGCCATCGCCGCGACGATCGGCGCCGGCATCAGCGTCAACGTCACGCTGATCTTCTCGCTCGACCGCTACCGCGACGTCATCAACGCCTACCTCACGGGCCTCGAGCGCGCGCAGCAGGCGGGCCACGACCTCTCGACGATCCACTCGGTCGCCTCGTTCTTCGTGTCGCGCGTCGACACCGAGATCGACAAGCGCCTCGACGCGATCGGCACCGAGGAGGCCACGGCGCTCAAGTCGAAGGCGGGCGTCGCGAACGCGCGCCTCGCCTACGGCGTCTGGCAGGAGGCGTTCTCGTCGGAGCGCGCGCAGACGCTGCTCGCCGCCGGCGCCAACGCGCAGCGCGCGCTGTGGGCCTCGACGGGCGTCAAGGACCCGTCGCTGCCCGACACGCTGTACGTCACGGAGCTCGCAGCGCCCGAGACCGTCAACACGATGCCCGAGAAGACGCTCGAGGCGCTCGCCGACCACGGCGTCGTGACGGGCGACGAGATCACGGCCAACGTCGAGTCCGCACAGGGCGTGCTCGACGCCGTCGAGGCGCAGGGCGTCTCGTACGTCGAGGTCACCGAGCTGCTCGAGCGCGAGGGCGTCGACAAGTTCATCGCCTCGTGGGACGAGCTCGTCGAGACCGTCCGCGGCCAGCTCGCGCAGGCGGGAGGTGCGGCATGA